Proteins found in one Streptococcus iniae genomic segment:
- the guaA gene encoding glutamine-hydrolyzing GMP synthase produces MTEIAILKDIQKIIVLDYGSQYNQLIARRIREFGVFSELKSHKITAEELREINPIGIVLSGGPNSVYADDAFSIDPEIFELGIPILGICYGMQLITHKLGGKVVPAGQAGNREYGQSTLRLRQESKLFAGTPEEQLVLMSHGDAVTEIPEGFHLVGDSSDCPYAAMENSEKNFYGIQFHPEVRHSVYGNDILKNFAVTICGARGDWSMDNFIDMQIENIRKQVGDRKVLLGLSGGVDSSVVGVLLQKAIGDQLTCIFVDHGLLRKNEGDQVMGMLGGKFGLHIIRVDAAKRFLDLLDNVEDPEKKRKIIGNEFVYVFDDEASKLKGVDFLAQGTLYTDIIESGTETAQTIKSHHNVGGLPEDMQFQLIEPLNTLFKDEVRELGIALGMPEEIVWRQPFPGPGLAIRVMGAITEEKLETVRESDAILREEIAKAGLDRDVWQYFTVNTGVRSVGVMGDGRTYDYTIAIRAITSIDGMTADFAQLPWDVLKKISVRIVNEVDHVNRIVYDITSKPPATVEWE; encoded by the coding sequence ATGACTGAAATTGCAATTTTGAAAGATATTCAAAAGATTATCGTTCTTGATTATGGGAGTCAATACAATCAGTTGATTGCTAGACGCATTCGTGAGTTTGGTGTTTTCTCTGAATTGAAAAGCCATAAGATTACTGCTGAGGAACTTCGTGAAATCAACCCAATTGGTATCGTTTTATCTGGTGGACCAAATTCTGTTTACGCTGATGATGCCTTTAGCATCGATCCAGAAATCTTTGAATTAGGGATTCCAATTCTTGGTATCTGTTATGGTATGCAACTGATTACACATAAACTAGGTGGTAAAGTGGTTCCTGCAGGTCAGGCTGGTAACCGTGAGTATGGACAATCAACGCTTCGCCTTCGTCAAGAATCAAAATTATTTGCTGGAACACCTGAAGAGCAATTAGTATTGATGAGTCATGGTGATGCTGTTACTGAAATTCCAGAAGGTTTCCACTTGGTCGGTGATTCAAGTGATTGCCCTTATGCTGCTATGGAAAATTCAGAAAAGAACTTCTACGGCATCCAATTCCACCCAGAAGTAAGGCATTCTGTTTACGGAAATGACATTCTAAAAAACTTCGCAGTTACTATTTGTGGTGCGCGTGGTGATTGGTCAATGGATAATTTCATTGATATGCAAATTGAAAACATTCGTAAACAAGTTGGTGATCGTAAAGTATTGCTAGGTTTATCTGGTGGAGTTGATTCATCTGTCGTTGGTGTTCTTTTGCAAAAAGCTATTGGTGATCAATTAACATGTATTTTTGTTGACCATGGTCTTCTTCGTAAAAATGAGGGTGATCAGGTTATGGGAATGCTTGGTGGAAAATTTGGATTGCATATTATCCGTGTTGATGCTGCAAAACGTTTCCTTGATTTATTGGATAATGTTGAAGATCCTGAGAAAAAACGTAAAATTATTGGTAATGAGTTTGTTTATGTTTTTGATGATGAAGCAAGCAAATTAAAAGGAGTTGATTTCTTAGCACAAGGAACACTCTATACTGACATTATTGAATCTGGTACAGAAACTGCTCAAACCATTAAATCACACCACAACGTTGGTGGGCTTCCAGAAGATATGCAGTTCCAACTTATTGAACCTTTAAACACACTCTTTAAAGACGAAGTTCGTGAGTTAGGTATCGCATTAGGCATGCCAGAAGAAATTGTATGGCGTCAACCATTCCCTGGACCAGGTCTTGCTATCCGAGTTATGGGAGCCATTACTGAAGAAAAACTGGAGACAGTACGTGAGTCAGATGCCATCCTTCGTGAAGAAATTGCTAAGGCTGGTTTAGACCGTGATGTATGGCAGTATTTCACTGTAAATACTGGGGTACGTTCGGTTGGTGTTATGGGTGATGGTCGTACTTATGACTACACTATCGCTATTCGTGCTATCACTTCAATTGATGGTATGACTGCAGATTTTGCACAATTGCCATGGGATGTTCTTAAGAAAATTTCAGTTCGTATCGTTAATGAAGTTGATCACGTTAACCGCATTGTCTACGATATTACAAGTAAACCACCAGCAACAGTTGAGTGGGAATAA
- a CDS encoding DUF554 domain-containing protein translates to MFALGTLIDTAAIFFAGFCGNCFGHKLTARHQESLTMATGISVLFIGISGAMSGMLSLRPESLASGHSMLVVASLSLGALIGEIINIEGNFEKFGNWLKISSGNAKDPDFVNAFVVATLTVCIGAMAIIGPIQDGINGDISLLITKSVLDFIIIIIMTTSLGKGAIFSAIPILVFQGSITILASFLKPVLTLEALTNISLVGSILIFCVGLNIVFEKGIRVANMLPALVLAALVAYF, encoded by the coding sequence ATGTTTGCATTAGGTACATTAATTGATACTGCTGCTATTTTCTTTGCAGGCTTTTGTGGTAACTGTTTTGGCCATAAATTAACGGCACGCCATCAAGAGAGTTTAACAATGGCAACAGGTATTAGTGTTCTTTTTATTGGCATATCCGGTGCCATGTCAGGAATGTTATCTTTAAGACCTGAAAGTTTAGCTAGTGGCCATAGTATGTTGGTGGTAGCTTCCTTATCATTAGGTGCTTTAATTGGTGAAATTATTAATATTGAGGGAAATTTTGAGAAATTTGGCAATTGGTTAAAAATTAGCTCAGGTAATGCCAAAGATCCTGATTTTGTAAATGCCTTCGTGGTGGCTACCTTGACTGTCTGCATTGGGGCTATGGCCATTATTGGTCCAATACAAGATGGTATTAATGGTGATATTTCGCTTCTCATCACAAAAAGTGTTTTGGATTTTATTATTATCATTATTATGACCACCTCTCTTGGAAAAGGGGCTATATTTTCTGCCATTCCAATTTTAGTCTTTCAAGGAAGTATTACAATTTTAGCAAGTTTTTTAAAACCTGTGCTAACGCTGGAAGCTTTGACTAATATCTCACTAGTAGGCTCTATTTTGATATTTTGTGTTGGCCTTAACATTGTTTTTGAAAAAGGAATCCGAGTTGCCAATATGTTACCAGCTCTCGTTTTGGCAGCACTCGTGGCTTATTTCTAA
- a CDS encoding cation:proton antiporter, with translation MHELFQITIILISSFLAIEISKKIGIPAVVGQLLMGILISPAILNLVHQGEMIHFLAELGVILLMFLAGLEADFGLLKKYLKPSLVVALSGVVIPVGVFYVITQFFGYGLETSLFYGIVFAATSVSITVEVLQEYNKVQTNTGAVILGAAVADDILAVLLLSFFISTTGSNGTSSTLLLQVLAQVFFLAFLMLLVKYLVPALYQFTAKIKYFKKDTFLALLICFIMSILATNVGMSSVIGSFFAGLAIGQTQKAEQITHEIADFAYMFFIPIFFASIALPLKLDGLVSEFGLILLFTILAVLTKLLPGYYVGRKFHFSKKDSLTIGGGMVSRGEMALIIVQIGLAEKLISNAIYSSLVIVVILSTIIAPFILKISFKEAN, from the coding sequence ATGCACGAACTTTTTCAAATAACAATTATCTTAATATCCAGCTTTTTGGCAATTGAAATTTCCAAAAAAATCGGTATTCCAGCTGTCGTTGGACAACTTTTGATGGGAATCTTAATTAGTCCAGCCATTTTAAACCTTGTTCACCAAGGGGAAATGATTCACTTTTTAGCTGAGTTAGGGGTTATTTTACTGATGTTTTTAGCAGGTTTAGAGGCTGACTTTGGCTTGCTGAAAAAATATTTAAAACCAAGTTTGGTTGTTGCTTTATCAGGGGTTGTTATTCCTGTCGGGGTATTCTATGTTATTACTCAATTTTTTGGATATGGTCTTGAAACCTCATTGTTTTACGGCATTGTCTTTGCAGCAACCAGTGTTTCCATAACCGTTGAAGTACTTCAAGAATATAATAAAGTTCAAACAAACACAGGGGCTGTCATTTTAGGGGCTGCAGTTGCTGATGACATTTTAGCGGTTCTTCTGCTTAGTTTTTTTATCTCTACAACTGGAAGCAATGGCACTTCTTCAACACTTTTATTACAAGTTTTAGCACAAGTCTTCTTTTTAGCTTTTCTCATGTTACTGGTTAAATATTTGGTTCCAGCCTTGTACCAGTTCACTGCTAAAATCAAATATTTCAAAAAAGATACTTTTCTTGCCTTATTGATTTGCTTTATCATGTCTATTCTTGCTACTAATGTTGGAATGAGTTCTGTTATTGGTTCTTTCTTTGCAGGTCTGGCTATCGGACAAACTCAAAAAGCTGAGCAAATCACCCATGAAATTGCTGATTTTGCTTATATGTTTTTCATTCCGATTTTCTTTGCCTCAATTGCACTACCACTTAAACTTGATGGGCTTGTATCGGAATTTGGTTTGATTTTATTATTTACCATTCTTGCAGTTCTAACAAAGTTATTGCCAGGCTATTATGTCGGAAGAAAGTTTCATTTTTCCAAAAAAGATTCTCTGACTATTGGTGGTGGCATGGTAAGTCGTGGAGAAATGGCTTTGATTATTGTTCAAATTGGCTTAGCTGAAAAACTGATTTCAAACGCTATATACTCTTCATTGGTTATTGTTGTTATTTTATCTACAATAATTGCACCATTTATTTTAAAAATATCCTTCAAAGAGGCAAACTAA